Genomic segment of Pararhodobacter zhoushanensis:
TACCGGCCAACGGCGTCGGTCCAAGTTTCCAGCTCGCGTTCGAAAGCAGCAAGGGCTTCGGGTGTGAGTGCCGCCTTGCCGGGGTCATCGGGTAGCGCGGGGCAGGGCGTGTCGACATGACGGGTGATGCTTTGGCTTGGCGTAGCGGGCCATGCGGCCTCGACCAACAGTTGATCGTGGGTACGGCGGCCGATGACCTTCAAGGCTTGGGCGATGTCTTCCCGCGGCGTTGGGAGGCTTTGCGCCCATAGGCGGACCAGGCCGTTGCGATCTTGGCCGAATCGTTCCTCGCGTATGGTGAGATGCTCCTTGCGCTCGTCTTCGGTCGGATCGTCCTTGAGGTGTTCCCAGTCACCATAGGGATGGTACTGCGCGCTGCTGGCGGGGGCGTTTTCGCGGATATAGGCGCAGAGGATTTCCATCACGCGGACGTGGTCGCGGCCTTTGTCATGGGTGGTTGAATCCTGCGCGATGCGTTCGAGAGAGAGGATCGCGCCGATGCGGACTTCGAGGTTGGGTTTGGTTTCTTCCACGCCGTCTTTCTTGACCGTCTTTTCCGCCCCCAGCATCTCGACCGCTTTGGCGATGCGGTCGGTCATGTGGCCTTCTTTCTGGTAGCGGACGGTCTGGTGTTTCAGCACCGTGCCCCAGATCAGAAAAGGCGCGCCGAGGAGGGCGGCGATCAGCGCGCCTGCGCCGAGGTTCGGGCCCGCGCCGCCGGTTTCGGTCACGCGGAACGTGTGGAGGAGCACGGTGAAAGCTGCGCCCACAGCGCCGAGAAACAGGAGTGTGCCGAGGATCACCATCGCGGCGAGCAAGGCGTTTGCGTCGGGGTTGGCGAAGGGCCAGCGGCTGGCGACGGGCTTCGACAGAAGCGGTAGCGCGGCCCAGATCAGGAGCACGAACAGCGCCAAGGCGAGAGCGATGACGAGCCAGACGGGCACAGCGAGGGTTGTGAAGACGGAGAAGGGATCAGGCATACGCAACACTCACCAAGTGGTTGCGGGGAGGGTGCCTCAGGGGCGAGGGTTTGGGAAGGGGGTGGTGGGGTGAAACCCCACCCTACGGGCGCGGCAAGGGCGGTTGTTTGGGAAGGGGGTGGTGGGGTGAAACCCCACCCTACGGGCGCGGCAAGGGCGGTTGTTTGGGAAGGGGTGGTGGGGTGGAACCCCACCCTACGGGGTGGTGCTCAGGCGTTGCAGTCGGGGTAGCGGATCACGTCGCCCGGGCGGTCGATGATGACGGTGCCCTCGGCGCGCAGTTGGTCGAAGGCGGTGTCGATCGGGCGGAAGTAGGGGCCGTCGCGGCTGAGGGTTTCCTCGGCGGTGACGCCGAGCTGGGCGGCGAGGGACTCGGCCAGGATCCGCTCGCCGCCGTTCAGCGGCAGCTCGCAGCCGTGTTCGGCGAAACCGGCGCGGATGAGGGGGATCATCGTCTCGGGCGGGATGGTCGAGGGGGCAATGGGCGTGCGCGACACGTCGGTCATGCCGCCGGGGCTGCGCGGAGCGGAGGGCGTGTGCGGGGATTGCGGGGTCTTGGGCGACAGTTGCGCCTGGGCGAGGCCGGTGGAGAGGGCAAGGACGGTAAGGGCGATGAGGGGGCGATGAAACATGGGATGGGTCCAAAACTCAGGGGTTAAAGCCCGAGTCTCGGCCATAAGGGCAAGGTCTGTCAATTGCGCGGGTTAACCGGCGTCGCAGCCGGGGTAGCGCAAGGTGCTGGTCTGGGGGTCGACAAAGACGAGGCCGCTTGCGGCGAGCTGCTGCAGGGCGGTTTCGATCATCGCGCGGTAGGGGCCGCGTCTGTCGTAAATGTCGGCCACCGCGAGGCCGAGGCTGCTGGCAAGCCCCTCGACAAAGGTGTTTTCGGCGCTGGCGCGCGGCAGGGCGCAGTCATTGGCGGCGAAGATGGCACGGATCGTGGCGAGCATCGATTCCGGGTCGGCGGGTGCGGGGGCGGCCTGCGTTGGCGGCGGGGTCTTGGACGGGGTCTGGGCGCTGGCGAGGCTTGCGGTGAGAGCCGTGGCGGCGAGGACGATCAGGGCGCGGCGGAGCATGGGGTCGGGCCTGTGTGCAAGAGGGACGCAGAGAACGCTGGCGCGTGCGGGGGCGTCTGTCAATCGGGACGACGGAGGCGCGATGCCGTGCCCTGCGGCTTGCCGGTGGCGTGTCAATCGCCTAGACAAGCGCGAACCCGTTCCTTCCAAAGGTGAACCATGCGCCTGAGCCGCTATTTCCTGCCCGTCCTCAAGGAAAACCCCTCGGAGGCGCAGATTGTCAGCCACCGGCTGATGCTGCGCGCGGGGATGATCAAGCAGCAGGCGGCGGGGATTTATTCCTGGCTGCCGATGGGCTTCAAGGTCCTGAAACGCATCGAACAGATCGTGCACGAGGAGCAGGTGCGCGCGGGGCATATCCCGCTGCTCATGCCGACGCTGCAATCGGCGGATCTGTGGCGCGAATCCGGGCGCTATGACGCCTATGGTCCCGAGATGCTGCGCATCAAGGACCGGCATGACCGCGAGATGCTGTACGGGCCGACGAATGAGGAGATGATCACCGACATCTTCCGGTCGCATGTGGGGTCGTACAAGGATCTGCCGCTGACGCTGTACCACATCCAGTGGAAATTCCGCGACGAGGTGCGGCCCCGGTTCGGCGTGATGCGCGGGCGCGAGTTCCTGATGAAGGACGGCTATAACTTCGACGTCGACAAGGACTCGGCGCTGCACGCCTATAACCGCCATATGGTCAGCTATCTGCGCACCTATGAGCGCATGGGCCTGACGGCGATCCCGATGCGGGCCGACAGCGGGCCGATCGGGGGCGACGATACGCATGAATTCCTCGTGCTGGCGCAGACGGGTGAGTCCGAGGTGTTCTTCGACGACCGCGTGACCACGCTGACGCTGGGCGACCGGGCGGTCGATTATGACGACCGCGAGGCGGTGGCGGCGGTGTGCGAGGAGTTCACCACGCTCTATGCCCGCACGGATGAGACGCATGACGCAGGCCTGTTCGACGCGGTCCCCGAGGAGCATCGCAAGGTGGCGCGGGGCATCGAGGTGGGGCAGATCTTCTACTTCGGCACCAAATATTCCGAGCCGATGGGCGCGGTGGTGGTCAATGACAAGGGGGAGCGGGTGCCGGTGCACATGGGCTCGCACGGGATCGGGGTCAGCCGCTTGCTGGGCGCGATCATCGAGGCCAGCCATGACGACAAGGGCATCATCTGGCCCGAGGGCGTCACGCCGTTCCATGCCGGGATCGTGAATTTGAAGCAGGGCGACGAGGCGGCGGATGCGGCCTGCGAGGCGCTGTACAAGGCGCTGGCCGGGGTTGGTCTGGAAGCGCTCTATGATGACCGCAACGACCGGGCGGGGGCGAAGTTTGCGACGATGGATCTGATCGGTCTGCCGTGGCGCATCACCGTAGGCCCGCGCGGGCTGGCCAAGGGCGTGGTCGAGCTGACCTCGCGCCGCACCGGCGAGAGCGAAGAGATGACGCCGGAAGCCGCCGTGGCCCGGCTGGTTGCGATCTACGCGCCGCATCGGTGAGCGGGTGCGGCGCGCGGCCCCCATCGAGGGGGCCGCGCGCCGGCGCCTGTCGGCGCAGGGGGCTGTGCGCCCCCTCGGGCGCAGGCGCGCCCTTCACCCCCTGCAGAGTATTTCTGACACGATGAGGGGGCGCTGTTGCCGGATCGGGTCAGGGGCGTATTTTTGGCAAGATGAAGGGGCGGCGGGCGAGGGCGGCTGAGGGGGTGACGATCCCGCGGGTTGACTGGGCGGCGCTGCGGGCCGGCGATCCGGTGCAGGTGGCCGAGGGTCGGCGCGGGGCCTGCGACGTCGGGTTTCTGACGCGGGTGAACACACCGATTGACGCCGGGCAGCTGCGCGCGGCGTTGGCGGCGTCTCGGGCGTTCTTTGCGCAGCCTTTGGCGCTGAAGGCCGCGGTGGACATGGCGCGCACCGGGGCGAGCCGCGGTTGGGGCGGGCCGGGGTCGGAGCAGGTCGATCCGGCGGCAAACCGGGATTACAATGAAGTCTTCGATCTGGGGTTCGCGGTGGCGGGATCAGCGCTGGCCGTGCCTGCGCCCACTCTGGGGCCGGAGCGGCCTGAGGGCTATTACGCGCGCAGCGCGGGCGCTTTCGCTGCACGGGTTGGGCGTGATAGCCGGGGCAATTGGTGAAGACCCGCACTGGATTGACGGCGCTTTCGATCAGCCGATGGCGGTGTTGCGGGCCAATTACTATCCGCAGCGGCCGGGTTGGGCGGGCGAGCAGGATTTCGGCATCGCCGCGCATACCGACCATGGGTGACTGACGCTGCTGGCCACC
This window contains:
- a CDS encoding pentapeptide repeat-containing protein, with the translated sequence MPDPFSVFTTLAVPVWLVIALALALFVLLIWAALPLLSKPVASRWPFANPDANALLAAMVILGTLLFLGAVGAAFTVLLHTFRVTETGGAGPNLGAGALIAALLGAPFLIWGTVLKHQTVRYQKEGHMTDRIAKAVEMLGAEKTVKKDGVEETKPNLEVRIGAILSLERIAQDSTTHDKGRDHVRVMEILCAYIRENAPASSAQYHPYGDWEHLKDDPTEDERKEHLTIREERFGQDRNGLVRLWAQSLPTPREDIAQALKVIGRRTHDQLLVEAAWPATPSQSITRHVDTPCPALPDDPGKAALTPEALAAFERELETWTDAVGRYSGYQLDLRHANLQNAKLQKGNFDLAQFNNARMEGADLSGARMEGAVLSWARMEGAVLSAARMEGADLSGARMEGADLSGARMEGADLIEARMEGADLSGARMEGAVLIEARMDSDTSLSAATLRGAALRDVDCSSVPISQEQVNASFGDESVLLPKGRQSPAHWLKWVPPYLSFVPPYLSFDESEVSFLSEWKRWQENPDGFEPAPPPASPETA
- the proS gene encoding proline--tRNA ligase; the encoded protein is MRLSRYFLPVLKENPSEAQIVSHRLMLRAGMIKQQAAGIYSWLPMGFKVLKRIEQIVHEEQVRAGHIPLLMPTLQSADLWRESGRYDAYGPEMLRIKDRHDREMLYGPTNEEMITDIFRSHVGSYKDLPLTLYHIQWKFRDEVRPRFGVMRGREFLMKDGYNFDVDKDSALHAYNRHMVSYLRTYERMGLTAIPMRADSGPIGGDDTHEFLVLAQTGESEVFFDDRVTTLTLGDRAVDYDDREAVAAVCEEFTTLYARTDETHDAGLFDAVPEEHRKVARGIEVGQIFYFGTKYSEPMGAVVVNDKGERVPVHMGSHGIGVSRLLGAIIEASHDDKGIIWPEGVTPFHAGIVNLKQGDEAADAACEALYKALAGVGLEALYDDRNDRAGAKFATMDLIGLPWRITVGPRGLAKGVVELTSRRTGESEEMTPEAAVARLVAIYAPHR
- a CDS encoding 2-oxoglutarate and iron-dependent oxygenase domain-containing protein, whose product is MTIPRVDWAALRAGDPVQVAEGRRGACDVGFLTRVNTPIDAGQLRAALAASRAFFAQPLALKAAVDMARTGASRGWGGPGSEQVDPAANRDYNEVFDLGFAVAGSALAVPAPTLGPERPEGYYARSAGAFAARVGRDSRGNW